Proteins encoded within one genomic window of Brassica rapa cultivar Chiifu-401-42 chromosome A09, CAAS_Brap_v3.01, whole genome shotgun sequence:
- the LOC103860067 gene encoding replication protein A 70 kDa DNA-binding subunit E-like isoform X2 produces the protein MVIIMAPKPRHDIYINIAPTHRIPHQLANKQKSQKKIRCLETMSINPVADVKPFKTMWKIKVKVIRLWKQYSAAGGETIEMVLCDVKGAKIHASVKRDLVAKFDQFLRQGHSMMLINFVVTHSCGSYRTTNHAYRISFLSTTRVRPCEQLPESLSGFEPVKFKDVLDGTLSADFLVDIIGQIIEISHLEHVNVNGKETEKISLQLRNSDDDKLPVVLWGKFACDVNEAMQVRDEHCTILVLRFGKIKEWKEERSVSNAYNVSELGLNLPMIEVEKFTDSLPKDDLPLTIVESKYAAIANGVSDKDDFFTHTPRKTIAQMKETKHVEKCILMCTIAGIDSDMGWFYLSCKVCSKKVLTVPAVNDDDGNDDDDLKHTYYCVKCEAYNPVTVPSYF, from the exons ATGGTAATTATTATGGCTCCCAAACCTAGACAcgacatatatataaacattgcTCCCACTCATCGAATCCCACATCAACTTGCAAACAAGCAAAAGAGCCAAAAAAAAATCCGTTGCTTAGAAACCATGTCGATCAATCCAGTCGCTGATGTTAAGCCTTTCAAAACTATGTGGAAGATCAAGGTCAAAGTCATCCGGTTGTGGAAACAATACTCAGCTGCTGGAGGTGAAACTATTGAAATGGTTCTTTGCGATGTTAAG GGTGCTAAGATTCATGCATCGGTGAAAAGGGACTTGGTTGCTAAATTCGATCAATTCCTAAGACAAGGACATTCGATGATGTTAATCAATTTTGTTGTGACGCATTCCTGTGGTTCCTACAGGACCACTAATCATGCTTACCGGATTAGCTTCCTGTCCACAACACGTGTACGACCATGTGAGCAACTGCCTGAGTCTTTATCAGGTTTTGAGCCAGTGAAGTTCAAAGATGTACTAGATGGTACTCTTTCAGCCGATTTCTTGGTTG ATATAATCGGGCAGATTATTGAAATCAGTCATCTTGAACATGTTAATGTCAATGGGAAAGAAACCGAGAAGATTTCTTTACAGTTGCGCAATTCGGA CGATGATAAACTTCCGGTTGTTCTTTGGGGTAAATTTGCTTGTGATGTTAATGAGGCGATGCAGGTTCGAGATGAGCATTGTACCATTTTGGTTTTACGATTTGGGAAAATCAAAGAGTGGAAGG AAGAAAGAAGTGTCAGCAATGCCTACAATGTGAGTGAATTAGGTTTGAATCTTCCAATGATTGAAGTTGAAAAGTTCACTGATAG ttTGCCTAAAGATGACCTTCCTTTAACCATCGTGGAGTCTAAATACGCGGCTATTGCGAATGGTGTTTCGGATAAAGATGATTTCTTTACCCATACACCAAGAAAAACCATTGCTCAAATGAAGGAAACAAAACAT GTTGAAAAGTGTATTCTGATGTGCACAATTGCTGGCATTGATTCTGATATGGGGTGGTTTTATCTGAGCTGCAAAGTGTGCTCTAAAAAAGTCTTGACCGTTCCAGCTGTCAACGACGATGACGGTAATGACGATGATGATCTGAAGCACACATATTATTGTGTAAAGTGTGAGGCTTACAATCCTGTCACAGTTCCAAGCTACTTTTAA
- the LOC103860067 gene encoding uncharacterized protein LOC103860067 isoform X1 — translation MVIIMAPKPRHDIYINIAPTHRIPHQLANKQKSQKKIRCLETMSINPVADVKPFKTMWKIKVKVIRLWKQYSAAGGETIEMVLCDVKGAKIHASVKRDLVAKFDQFLRQGHSMMLINFVVTHSCGSYRTTNHAYRISFLSTTRVRPCEQLPESLSGFEPVKFKDVLDGTLSADFLVGKLSLNLFCNKKLFIKFNFDNCVCFSDIIGQIIEISHLEHVNVNGKETEKISLQLRNSDDDKLPVVLWGKFACDVNEAMQVRDEHCTILVLRFGKIKEWKEERSVSNAYNVSELGLNLPMIEVEKFTDSLPKDDLPLTIVESKYAAIANGVSDKDDFFTHTPRKTIAQMKETKHVEKCILMCTIAGIDSDMGWFYLSCKVCSKKVLTVPAVNDDDGNDDDDLKHTYYCVKCEAYNPVTVPSYF, via the exons ATGGTAATTATTATGGCTCCCAAACCTAGACAcgacatatatataaacattgcTCCCACTCATCGAATCCCACATCAACTTGCAAACAAGCAAAAGAGCCAAAAAAAAATCCGTTGCTTAGAAACCATGTCGATCAATCCAGTCGCTGATGTTAAGCCTTTCAAAACTATGTGGAAGATCAAGGTCAAAGTCATCCGGTTGTGGAAACAATACTCAGCTGCTGGAGGTGAAACTATTGAAATGGTTCTTTGCGATGTTAAG GGTGCTAAGATTCATGCATCGGTGAAAAGGGACTTGGTTGCTAAATTCGATCAATTCCTAAGACAAGGACATTCGATGATGTTAATCAATTTTGTTGTGACGCATTCCTGTGGTTCCTACAGGACCACTAATCATGCTTACCGGATTAGCTTCCTGTCCACAACACGTGTACGACCATGTGAGCAACTGCCTGAGTCTTTATCAGGTTTTGAGCCAGTGAAGTTCAAAGATGTACTAGATGGTACTCTTTCAGCCGATTTCTTGGTTGGTAAGTTATCTTTAAATCTATTCTGCAATAAGAAACtatttatcaaatttaattttgacAACTGTGTTTGTTTTTCAGATATAATCGGGCAGATTATTGAAATCAGTCATCTTGAACATGTTAATGTCAATGGGAAAGAAACCGAGAAGATTTCTTTACAGTTGCGCAATTCGGA CGATGATAAACTTCCGGTTGTTCTTTGGGGTAAATTTGCTTGTGATGTTAATGAGGCGATGCAGGTTCGAGATGAGCATTGTACCATTTTGGTTTTACGATTTGGGAAAATCAAAGAGTGGAAGG AAGAAAGAAGTGTCAGCAATGCCTACAATGTGAGTGAATTAGGTTTGAATCTTCCAATGATTGAAGTTGAAAAGTTCACTGATAG ttTGCCTAAAGATGACCTTCCTTTAACCATCGTGGAGTCTAAATACGCGGCTATTGCGAATGGTGTTTCGGATAAAGATGATTTCTTTACCCATACACCAAGAAAAACCATTGCTCAAATGAAGGAAACAAAACAT GTTGAAAAGTGTATTCTGATGTGCACAATTGCTGGCATTGATTCTGATATGGGGTGGTTTTATCTGAGCTGCAAAGTGTGCTCTAAAAAAGTCTTGACCGTTCCAGCTGTCAACGACGATGACGGTAATGACGATGATGATCTGAAGCACACATATTATTGTGTAAAGTGTGAGGCTTACAATCCTGTCACAGTTCCAAGCTACTTTTAA